A genomic window from Halorubrum trapanicum includes:
- a CDS encoding N-acetyltransferase → MSVNVEKRTDPPGESDYATAAWELKEQIRSAEGVLRQRRGFFVDAYRRSTAHLLVENDRLVAFASVRRDGYILFLAVHPDHRGRGHAERLVADIAENHRSVTCHARTTNRQALGFYEHLGFEVIRRIDDYYEDGGDAYYLKLGGESLRERLSGFVGR, encoded by the coding sequence GTGAGCGTCAACGTCGAGAAGCGGACCGACCCCCCCGGCGAGTCCGACTACGCGACCGCCGCGTGGGAACTCAAAGAGCAAATTCGGTCCGCCGAGGGCGTCCTCCGACAGCGACGCGGCTTCTTCGTCGACGCGTACCGCCGGTCGACCGCGCACCTGCTCGTCGAGAACGACCGGCTCGTCGCGTTCGCCTCAGTGCGCCGCGACGGCTACATCCTCTTTCTCGCCGTCCATCCCGACCACCGCGGCCGCGGCCACGCGGAGCGGCTGGTCGCCGACATCGCGGAGAACCATCGCTCGGTCACCTGCCACGCCCGCACGACCAATCGGCAGGCACTGGGCTTCTACGAACACCTCGGCTTCGAGGTGATACGCCGCATCGACGACTACTACGAGGACGGCGGCGACGCCTACTACCTCAAGCTCGGCGGCGAGTCGCTCCGCGAGCGGCTCTCCGGGTTCGTCGGCCGGTAG
- the hmgA gene encoding hydroxymethylglutaryl-CoA reductase (NADPH) has protein sequence MSQPTPADLATRVRDGDLRFHELEDHADADAAAAARRLLVAEATDADLDPLGEYAFDADAVHGSNIENTLGGVQVPVGVAGPVTIDGGASSGERYLPLATTEGALVASINRGCSVVEDAGGATARVTKSGMTRAPVFRVAGVAEAEALVDWVRDNVPALREAAESTTSHGELLDVTPYVVGNNVFLRFRYDTKDAMGMNMATIATREACDAVEDETDASLVALSGNLCSDKKPAAINAVEGRGRSVVADATVPREVVEERLHTTPEAIAEINTRKNLVGSAKAGALGFNAHVANAVAAMFLATGQDEAQVVEGANAITTAETTADGDLYVSVSLASLEVGTVGGGTKLPTQRASLEILGVAGGGDPAGSNADALAESIAVCALAGELSLLAALGSRHLSSAHEELGR, from the coding sequence ATGTCGCAACCGACTCCCGCGGACCTCGCGACTCGGGTCCGCGACGGCGACCTCCGCTTCCACGAGCTGGAAGACCACGCGGACGCCGACGCCGCGGCCGCCGCGCGCCGGCTGCTCGTCGCGGAGGCGACGGACGCCGACCTCGACCCGCTCGGCGAGTACGCGTTCGACGCCGACGCGGTCCACGGCTCGAACATCGAGAACACCCTCGGGGGCGTTCAGGTCCCGGTCGGCGTCGCCGGCCCGGTGACGATCGACGGCGGCGCGAGTTCGGGCGAGCGCTACCTGCCGCTGGCGACCACCGAGGGCGCCCTGGTCGCGTCGATCAACCGCGGCTGCTCCGTCGTCGAGGACGCCGGCGGCGCGACCGCACGGGTGACGAAGAGCGGGATGACCCGCGCGCCCGTCTTCCGGGTCGCGGGCGTCGCCGAGGCCGAGGCGCTCGTCGACTGGGTGCGCGACAACGTCCCCGCGCTGCGCGAGGCCGCGGAGTCGACGACGAGCCACGGCGAGCTGCTGGACGTGACGCCGTACGTCGTCGGCAACAACGTCTTCCTGCGCTTCCGCTACGACACGAAGGACGCGATGGGGATGAACATGGCCACCATCGCGACGCGCGAGGCCTGCGACGCCGTCGAGGACGAGACGGACGCCTCGCTCGTCGCGCTGTCGGGGAACCTCTGCTCGGACAAGAAGCCGGCCGCCATCAACGCGGTCGAGGGGCGCGGGCGCTCGGTCGTCGCGGACGCGACGGTCCCCCGCGAGGTCGTCGAGGAGCGCCTCCACACGACCCCCGAGGCGATCGCCGAGATCAACACCCGGAAGAACCTCGTCGGCTCCGCGAAGGCGGGCGCGCTCGGGTTCAACGCCCACGTCGCCAACGCGGTCGCGGCGATGTTCCTCGCGACCGGGCAGGACGAGGCGCAGGTCGTGGAGGGGGCGAACGCGATCACGACCGCCGAGACGACCGCCGACGGCGACCTCTACGTCTCCGTCTCGCTGGCGAGCCTCGAAGTGGGGACGGTCGGCGGCGGGACGAAGCTCCCGACCCAGCGGGCGAGCCTGGAGATACTCGGCGTCGCCGGCGGCGGCGACCCGGCCGGGAGCAACGCCGACGCGCTCGCGGAGTCGATCGCGGTCTGCGCGCTCGCGGGCGAGCTCTCCCTGCTCGCGGCGCTCGGCTCGCGACACCTCTCGTCGGCGCACGAGGAGCTCGGTCGATAG
- a CDS encoding DUF2250 domain-containing protein — protein MPAPDAQPADRSAESSEAADEKALDPDRPSLTRSDERLLSYLADVGADYQAFVAGNTGLYDDHAESRLTALADAGLVERVSGEAVFRITDAGRAALRDDCPRWSD, from the coding sequence ATGCCCGCACCAGACGCACAGCCGGCCGACCGCTCGGCGGAGAGTTCCGAGGCTGCCGACGAGAAGGCGCTCGACCCGGACCGCCCGTCCCTCACGCGCTCCGACGAGCGGCTGCTCTCGTACCTCGCCGACGTCGGCGCCGACTATCAGGCGTTCGTCGCCGGGAACACGGGCCTCTACGACGACCACGCCGAGTCGCGGCTGACCGCGCTGGCGGACGCCGGGCTCGTCGAGCGCGTCTCGGGGGAGGCGGTGTTCCGGATCACCGACGCGGGGCGGGCGGCGCTCCGCGACGACTGTCCCCGCTGGTCGGACTGA
- the cofH gene encoding 7,8-didemethyl-8-hydroxy-5-deazariboflavin synthase subunit CofH — protein sequence MSSGGSSGASGTDEAGGGESESGANEFDFAAPATDQSFENALAKARDGARLTVADATELLATGTASSGIDPVRKEAVLEAADRRRAEEVGDEVTFVANLNNNVTTACNTGCLFCNFKDSAHAFEADSDVEHAGFTKPPAESRAVVEDALDMGIYEVCSVSGLHPAFALNEEHHEVLAAHDDPASEVNYKPPERYATDPGTYVEQMAAMSVGGVHLHSMTPEEAYHAKRGTDWEYESVYRELAEAGLDSAPGTAAEILVDEVRDVICPGKIRTDDWVAAMEGAAAAGLDVTSTMMYGHVETVAHRAQHLKVIRDLQDRTGAITEFVPLSFIHQNTPLYRRGVVDSGPSRAEDELVVAVARLFLDNVDHVQASWVKSGDAHGLKLLNCGADDFMGTILSEEITSRAGGEYGEYRSFDDYVEMIAAIGRTPVERSTDYRTRRRIDPDDGPHGPRLGPRADGTPMLPDRPSGGEGAGSDAAGTPPADADD from the coding sequence ATGAGTTCGGGGGGTAGTTCCGGCGCGAGCGGAACGGACGAGGCCGGCGGCGGCGAGTCGGAGAGCGGCGCGAACGAGTTCGACTTCGCGGCGCCCGCGACCGACCAGTCGTTCGAGAACGCGCTCGCGAAGGCCCGCGACGGCGCCCGGCTGACGGTCGCCGACGCGACCGAGCTGCTCGCGACCGGCACGGCGTCGTCGGGGATCGACCCCGTCCGCAAGGAGGCGGTGTTAGAGGCCGCGGACCGGCGCCGGGCCGAGGAGGTCGGCGACGAGGTCACCTTCGTCGCCAACCTCAACAACAACGTCACCACGGCCTGCAACACCGGCTGCCTGTTCTGTAACTTCAAGGACTCCGCGCACGCGTTCGAGGCCGACAGCGACGTCGAGCACGCGGGCTTCACCAAGCCGCCGGCGGAGTCGCGCGCGGTCGTCGAGGACGCCCTCGACATGGGAATTTACGAGGTGTGCTCCGTCTCGGGGCTCCACCCGGCGTTCGCGCTGAACGAGGAGCACCACGAGGTCCTCGCCGCGCACGACGACCCCGCGAGCGAGGTGAACTACAAGCCGCCCGAGCGGTACGCGACCGACCCGGGGACGTACGTCGAGCAGATGGCGGCGATGTCGGTCGGCGGCGTCCACCTCCACTCGATGACCCCGGAGGAGGCGTACCACGCCAAGCGCGGCACGGACTGGGAGTACGAGTCAGTCTACCGCGAGCTGGCCGAGGCCGGGCTCGACTCCGCGCCGGGCACCGCCGCCGAGATCCTCGTCGACGAGGTCCGCGACGTGATCTGCCCGGGGAAGATCCGCACCGACGACTGGGTGGCCGCGATGGAGGGCGCGGCCGCCGCCGGCCTCGACGTGACCTCCACGATGATGTACGGCCACGTCGAGACGGTCGCCCACCGCGCGCAACACCTGAAGGTGATCCGCGACCTCCAGGACCGCACGGGCGCGATCACGGAGTTCGTCCCGCTCTCCTTCATCCATCAGAACACCCCGCTGTACCGCCGGGGAGTCGTCGACTCCGGGCCCTCGCGCGCCGAGGACGAGCTGGTGGTCGCGGTCGCGCGGCTCTTCTTGGACAACGTCGACCACGTCCAGGCCTCGTGGGTGAAGTCGGGCGACGCCCACGGGCTCAAGCTGCTCAACTGCGGCGCCGACGACTTCATGGGCACCATCCTCTCGGAGGAGATCACCAGCCGCGCGGGCGGCGAGTACGGCGAGTACCGCTCGTTCGACGACTACGTCGAGATGATCGCGGCGATCGGCCGGACCCCGGTCGAGCGCTCGACGGACTACCGGACTCGGCGCCGCATCGACCCCGACGACGGTCCGCACGGCCCGCGGCTCGGCCCGCGCGCCGACGGGACCCCGATGCTCCCGGACCGCCCGTCCGGCGGCGAGGGGGCCGGGAGCGACGCCGCCGGGACGCCGCCCGCCGACGCCGACGACTGA
- a CDS encoding DUF6293 family protein, with amino-acid sequence MQTHVVPVGFDYDRMIAPLIRDQFDVDRVILLEGTVGSEANVEYSRNIARKLEQDFTNLLGAETVRERLDDVYDYDAAFERAFDLINAELDRDEGVDGADDEPGAGDAVDDREVWVNLCSMPRPVSFAFATAAHSIMVERQADRDRIHTYYTAPEKYLETELAEELRATRDLLRDLDEGSGGSESDEALAEAGVDPDRVADRLASTTDLLAEFDERGTTIGAKKIGDRHVIELPVASFQNVKPFEELVLFTLGEHGEFESVSELAETLAAELNEEYTDSFRSKVIYNVDRLGPGGKGYIEREEHGKSYRTSLSRIGELWVRAHADEERDYRDLA; translated from the coding sequence ATGCAGACCCACGTCGTGCCCGTCGGGTTCGACTACGACCGGATGATCGCCCCCCTCATCCGGGACCAGTTCGACGTCGACCGGGTGATCCTGTTGGAGGGCACCGTCGGCAGCGAGGCCAACGTCGAGTACTCGCGCAACATCGCGCGCAAGTTGGAGCAGGACTTCACGAACCTGCTCGGCGCCGAGACGGTCCGCGAGCGGCTGGACGACGTGTACGACTACGACGCCGCCTTCGAGCGCGCGTTCGACCTGATCAACGCCGAACTCGACCGGGACGAGGGGGTCGACGGGGCAGACGACGAACCGGGAGCGGGCGACGCCGTCGACGACCGCGAGGTGTGGGTGAACCTCTGTTCGATGCCCCGCCCCGTCTCCTTCGCGTTCGCGACCGCGGCCCACTCGATCATGGTCGAGCGGCAGGCGGACCGCGACCGGATTCACACCTACTACACGGCCCCCGAGAAGTACTTGGAGACCGAACTCGCGGAGGAGTTGCGCGCGACGCGGGACCTCCTGCGCGACCTCGACGAGGGGAGCGGCGGGAGCGAGAGCGACGAGGCGCTCGCCGAGGCGGGCGTCGACCCCGACCGCGTCGCCGACCGGCTGGCGAGCACCACGGACCTCCTCGCGGAGTTCGACGAGCGCGGCACCACCATCGGGGCGAAGAAAATCGGCGACCGCCACGTGATCGAGCTCCCGGTCGCCTCCTTCCAGAACGTCAAGCCGTTCGAGGAGCTGGTCCTGTTCACGCTGGGCGAACACGGCGAGTTCGAGTCCGTCTCCGAGCTGGCGGAGACGCTCGCGGCCGAGCTCAACGAGGAGTACACGGACTCGTTCCGCTCGAAGGTCATTTATAACGTTGATCGGTTGGGGCCCGGCGGCAAGGGGTACATCGAGCGCGAGGAACACGGGAAGTCCTACCGGACGAGCCTCTCGCGGATCGGCGAGCTGTGGGTCCGCGCACACGCCGACGAAGAGCGGGACTACCGGGATTTAGCGTGA
- a CDS encoding pentapeptide repeat-containing protein — translation MTSRCTFRLDPEEAGAATAEVAAEIDEEWRCPHDAHPEADRCVFHLSSDARDDLGVDADAVAERLRDVAGERGKAAKRLLGARLDGVSIRHEIVDAVDKHPLDLRGATVTGTLDLTASEFEGRIDLSGAEIGAIDWTESEFDAPVDLSGAVVRGETTLTGAVFEGDVDLSGATFEGPVDAREARFNGDTSLREARFRGAAAFDGAEFRGDANLLDDDACFEDARFDAPASFTKAGFRYADFVGCEFRDAAAFDRATFGGDAEFADATFGDYADFAEARFDGDTAFSGALFEAPATFAGAEFRGRDNLEDDDLSFADATFEGEATFRRAVVGFADLSRLTAAEELVFDETRFTEEVSFEDATLSSLSCDEARFESDASFEGVAVDGDATFRGAEFEGGDNVDDDDLSFADAVFGGDVDFLSARFGYSDFSGAAFGGAAVFDESRFDDDLAFSDAAFDDRASFDECRFDDDAAFERATFAGAASFRGAEFDGGDNVRDDDVTFADAAFADEADFYRAEFEYANFEAAAFERPANFEATHFAGEGDFRDAAFRGETTFAEARFDDDATFEDAAFRDAASFLGVEFVGDYHEDDDAAFSGAVFADEADFREIEFGQAGFDDARFRGPVSFRESLFGRARFEDAVCAESVDLSYTRFTEPVSFDGIAFESGVTADEARFESDASFAESSFEEGATFRGVEFQGGAHTVTDANFEAATFADSADFKLAEFRVADFSGAEFEGTALFERTVFEDDATFRNAAFGASAVFSRSRFLEESDFSSCRFEDEAHFDELRFEKDSTFADAEFGGDATFRSAEFEGSANMHNDDASFETATFRGTADFDKASFLYANFAHTTFARDAAFTEAEFEHSVAFRPRPAESETLVDLSGAVVRGGTLGQPEQGDAFYDCTHAEVREVTLDDEHCTHGLFNHFRFCNTDFHGFDFTAHKTYLARNNWEIHTFAASEAADRSETESEFTPARLENTYLKAKNCASDFGDRKAAAEFFIKEMVYRRRKNWRAAFTREEAVSPANRTKALGKWVGNKVLHQTCGYGERLWRVVYVSAVTVFIWGVLYTTTTQGTTGSSELTTQGIGGLSNLFSPEGAVVLGKNMYFSMVTFTTLGYGDVQPVGSTARALAGLEAFLGALLVALVVFVLGRRVAW, via the coding sequence ATGACGAGCCGGTGTACGTTTCGACTCGACCCCGAGGAGGCCGGCGCGGCGACGGCGGAGGTCGCCGCGGAGATAGACGAGGAGTGGCGCTGCCCGCACGACGCGCACCCGGAGGCCGACCGCTGCGTGTTCCACCTGTCGAGCGACGCCCGCGACGACCTCGGCGTCGACGCAGACGCCGTCGCCGAGCGCCTCCGAGACGTGGCCGGCGAACGGGGGAAGGCCGCGAAACGCCTGCTCGGCGCCCGCCTCGACGGCGTCTCGATCCGCCACGAGATCGTCGACGCCGTCGACAAGCACCCCCTCGACCTCCGGGGCGCGACGGTGACCGGCACCCTAGATCTGACCGCGTCGGAGTTCGAGGGCCGGATCGACCTCTCCGGCGCGGAGATCGGCGCGATCGACTGGACGGAGTCGGAATTCGACGCGCCGGTCGACCTCTCCGGCGCCGTCGTCCGCGGCGAGACGACCCTCACCGGCGCCGTCTTCGAGGGCGACGTGGACCTCTCGGGCGCGACGTTCGAGGGGCCGGTCGACGCCCGGGAGGCCAGGTTCAACGGCGACACCTCGCTGCGCGAGGCGCGGTTCCGCGGCGCGGCGGCGTTTGACGGCGCCGAGTTCCGCGGCGACGCGAACCTCTTGGACGACGACGCGTGCTTCGAGGACGCCCGCTTCGACGCCCCCGCCTCGTTCACGAAGGCCGGTTTCCGGTACGCGGATTTCGTCGGCTGCGAGTTCCGCGACGCGGCGGCGTTCGACCGGGCGACCTTCGGCGGCGACGCCGAGTTCGCGGACGCGACGTTCGGCGACTACGCCGACTTCGCGGAGGCCCGGTTCGACGGCGACACCGCGTTCTCGGGGGCGCTGTTCGAGGCGCCGGCGACGTTCGCGGGCGCGGAGTTCCGCGGCCGGGACAACCTCGAAGACGACGACCTCTCGTTCGCGGACGCGACGTTCGAGGGGGAAGCGACGTTCCGGCGCGCGGTCGTCGGCTTCGCCGACTTGTCGCGGCTGACGGCCGCAGAGGAGCTGGTATTCGACGAGACGCGTTTCACCGAGGAGGTCAGCTTCGAGGACGCGACGCTGTCGTCGCTCTCCTGTGACGAGGCGCGGTTCGAAAGCGACGCGAGCTTCGAGGGCGTCGCGGTCGACGGGGACGCGACGTTCAGGGGCGCGGAGTTCGAGGGCGGTGACAACGTCGACGACGACGACCTCTCGTTCGCGGACGCGGTGTTCGGCGGCGACGTCGACTTCCTCAGCGCCCGGTTCGGGTACAGCGACTTCTCCGGCGCCGCGTTCGGCGGGGCGGCCGTCTTCGACGAGTCGCGCTTCGACGACGACCTCGCGTTCTCCGACGCGGCCTTCGACGACCGAGCGAGCTTCGACGAGTGCCGGTTCGACGACGACGCCGCCTTCGAGCGGGCGACCTTCGCCGGCGCGGCCAGCTTCCGCGGCGCGGAGTTCGACGGCGGCGACAACGTCCGCGACGACGACGTGACGTTCGCCGACGCCGCGTTCGCCGACGAGGCCGACTTCTACCGCGCGGAGTTCGAGTACGCCAACTTCGAGGCCGCGGCGTTCGAGCGGCCCGCGAACTTCGAGGCGACCCACTTCGCCGGCGAGGGCGACTTCCGCGACGCGGCGTTCCGCGGCGAGACGACGTTCGCCGAGGCGCGGTTCGACGACGACGCGACGTTCGAGGACGCGGCGTTCCGCGACGCCGCCTCGTTCCTCGGCGTCGAGTTCGTCGGCGACTACCACGAGGACGACGACGCCGCGTTCTCGGGCGCCGTCTTCGCCGACGAGGCCGACTTCCGCGAGATCGAGTTCGGTCAGGCCGGCTTCGACGACGCGCGCTTCCGGGGGCCGGTGTCGTTCCGCGAGTCGCTGTTCGGTCGCGCGCGCTTCGAGGACGCGGTCTGTGCGGAGTCGGTCGACCTGTCGTACACCCGGTTCACCGAGCCGGTCTCGTTCGACGGCATCGCGTTCGAGTCCGGCGTCACCGCCGACGAGGCGCGGTTCGAGAGCGACGCGAGCTTCGCCGAGTCGTCGTTCGAGGAGGGAGCGACGTTCCGCGGCGTCGAGTTTCAGGGGGGCGCCCACACGGTCACCGACGCGAACTTCGAGGCCGCGACGTTCGCGGACAGCGCCGACTTCAAGCTCGCCGAGTTCCGCGTCGCGGACTTCTCCGGCGCGGAGTTCGAGGGGACGGCGCTGTTCGAGCGCACCGTCTTCGAAGACGACGCCACCTTCCGGAACGCGGCGTTCGGCGCGTCGGCCGTCTTCTCGCGCTCCCGGTTCCTCGAGGAGTCCGACTTCTCCAGCTGCCGCTTCGAGGACGAGGCGCACTTCGACGAGCTTCGCTTCGAGAAGGACAGCACGTTCGCCGACGCCGAGTTCGGCGGCGACGCGACGTTTCGCTCGGCGGAGTTCGAGGGGAGCGCGAACATGCACAACGACGACGCCAGCTTCGAGACGGCGACGTTCCGCGGCACGGCGGACTTCGACAAGGCGTCGTTCCTCTACGCGAACTTCGCGCACACGACGTTCGCCCGGGACGCCGCGTTCACCGAGGCAGAGTTCGAACACTCGGTCGCCTTCCGCCCGCGGCCCGCCGAGTCCGAGACGCTCGTCGACCTGAGCGGCGCGGTCGTGCGCGGCGGGACGCTCGGCCAGCCGGAGCAGGGCGACGCCTTCTACGACTGTACGCACGCGGAGGTCCGGGAGGTCACGCTCGATGACGAGCACTGTACGCACGGCCTGTTCAACCACTTCCGGTTCTGTAACACCGACTTCCACGGCTTCGACTTCACCGCCCACAAGACGTACCTCGCGCGCAACAACTGGGAGATCCACACCTTCGCCGCCTCTGAGGCGGCCGACCGATCGGAGACCGAGTCGGAGTTCACGCCCGCGAGGCTGGAGAACACGTATCTGAAGGCGAAGAACTGCGCGAGCGACTTCGGCGACCGTAAGGCCGCGGCCGAGTTCTTCATCAAGGAGATGGTGTACCGGCGCCGGAAGAACTGGCGCGCCGCCTTCACCCGGGAGGAAGCGGTGTCGCCGGCCAACCGCACGAAGGCGCTCGGCAAGTGGGTCGGGAACAAGGTGCTCCACCAGACGTGCGGGTACGGCGAGCGGCTCTGGCGGGTCGTGTACGTCTCCGCGGTGACGGTGTTCATCTGGGGCGTGTTGTACACCACGACGACGCAGGGCACGACCGGCAGCAGCGAGCTCACGACGCAGGGGATCGGCGGTCTCTCGAACCTCTTCTCGCCGGAGGGAGCGGTCGTCCTCGGCAAGAACATGTACTTCAGCATGGTGACGTTCACCACGCTCGGCTACGGGGACGTCCAGCCGGTCGGGTCGACGGCGCGCGCGCTCGCCGGGCTCGAGGCGTTCCTCGGCGCACTCCTCGTCGCGCTCGTCGTCTTCGTGCTGGGCCGTCGGGTCGCGTGGTGA
- a CDS encoding acetamidase/formamidase family protein yields MSQQGVQEELYVDQYTLGLVGPDQEWAGTVADGGTVQTYTPPGCWGPMVTPSFRGGHEVTRPIRVEGAEVGDAVAIHIRDVEVTSMATSTGSMAERDEAFGDDPFVDHRCPECRTAWPDSVVEGTGEDAIRCAECGANASSFGFEYGYTVAFDHENAVGITLDEEGAHELALDADEVMDIPENARQHPILLYEPDGMPGTLGRLRPFIGNIGTTPPVTMPDSHNAGDFGQNLIGADHDYGVETEEDLDLRTDGHMDVPEVRAGATLICPVVVDGGGIYVGDLHANQGDGELSLHTTDVSGTVTMDVEVIEDVDLDGPVLLPNEEDLPFISKPYSDEEVAAGEGLGDEHGVDVDTDAAPLQVIGSGATVNDATQNAFDRAGTLLGMSEGEVRGRCTFTGGVQIGRLPGVVQLDMLVPADVLEESGLDDVTREQYGL; encoded by the coding sequence ATGTCACAGCAAGGCGTTCAAGAGGAGCTGTACGTCGACCAGTACACGCTCGGGCTGGTCGGACCGGATCAGGAGTGGGCCGGCACGGTCGCGGACGGCGGCACGGTGCAGACGTACACGCCGCCGGGCTGTTGGGGGCCGATGGTGACGCCCTCGTTCCGCGGCGGCCACGAGGTGACGCGGCCGATCCGCGTCGAGGGCGCCGAGGTCGGCGACGCCGTCGCGATCCACATCCGCGACGTGGAGGTGACGAGCATGGCCACCAGCACGGGGTCGATGGCGGAGCGCGACGAGGCGTTCGGCGACGACCCCTTCGTCGACCACCGCTGTCCGGAGTGCAGGACGGCGTGGCCGGACTCCGTCGTGGAGGGCACCGGCGAGGACGCGATCCGCTGCGCCGAGTGCGGCGCGAACGCCTCCTCGTTCGGCTTCGAGTACGGCTACACCGTCGCGTTCGACCACGAGAACGCGGTCGGGATCACCCTCGACGAGGAGGGCGCCCACGAGCTCGCCCTCGACGCCGACGAGGTGATGGACATCCCCGAGAACGCCCGCCAGCACCCGATCCTGCTGTACGAGCCCGACGGGATGCCCGGCACGCTCGGCCGGCTCCGCCCGTTCATCGGCAACATCGGCACCACGCCGCCGGTGACGATGCCCGACTCGCACAACGCGGGCGACTTCGGGCAGAACCTCATCGGCGCCGACCACGACTACGGCGTCGAGACCGAGGAAGACCTCGACCTGCGCACCGACGGCCACATGGACGTGCCCGAGGTCCGCGCGGGCGCGACGCTGATCTGCCCGGTCGTCGTCGACGGCGGCGGGATCTACGTCGGCGACCTCCACGCGAACCAGGGCGACGGCGAGCTATCCTTACACACCACCGACGTGAGCGGCACCGTCACGATGGACGTCGAGGTGATCGAGGACGTCGACCTCGACGGGCCCGTCCTGCTGCCGAACGAGGAGGACCTGCCCTTTATCAGCAAGCCGTACAGCGACGAGGAGGTCGCGGCGGGTGAGGGTCTCGGAGACGAACACGGCGTCGACGTCGACACCGACGCCGCCCCGCTCCAGGTGATCGGCTCCGGCGCGACCGTCAACGACGCCACCCAGAACGCGTTCGACCGCGCCGGGACCCTGCTCGGCATGAGCGAGGGCGAGGTCCGCGGCCGGTGTACGTTCACCGGCGGCGTCCAGATCGGCCGGCTCCCGGGCGTCGTCCAGCTCGACATGCTCGTGCCCGCGGACGTGCTGGAGGAATCCGGGCTCGACGACGTGACGCGCGAACAATACGGGCTGTAA
- a CDS encoding M48 family metallopeptidase, whose amino-acid sequence MSRLAFRAAAAVVGVALLAAYLTAALFVADLLRAVWAARPDLPVLLALLAAGALGSAYLSYRLGTAQVLANLEGDRVPRERAPDLHRRIDSLAARMAVERPTLYVTDARAPNAFAVEGGSDGGALVIDRSLFRLLSPREIEAILAHELAHLEGNDGFAIAMADGVGRALVGVATVVALPALLALSGLAAASAWIRGRPGDRSGPFARLHRALAGALFGGFVLATLVSRSRSRKREFAADDRAAEVTGDPIALARALRRIERAAEPAWPFAPFSTHKRTEDAAERWLSTHPSTDERVERLREKAESQGPTRRIPAGPSGASGGRGSSWR is encoded by the coding sequence ATGTCTCGGCTCGCGTTCCGCGCGGCCGCGGCGGTCGTCGGCGTCGCGCTGCTCGCCGCCTACCTGACCGCGGCGCTGTTCGTCGCCGACCTGCTGCGCGCGGTCTGGGCCGCCCGCCCCGACCTCCCGGTCCTCCTCGCGCTGCTGGCCGCCGGCGCGCTCGGGTCGGCGTACCTCAGCTACCGGCTCGGCACCGCGCAGGTCCTCGCGAACCTGGAGGGGGACCGGGTTCCCCGCGAGCGGGCGCCGGACCTCCACCGTCGGATCGACTCGCTCGCGGCGCGGATGGCGGTCGAGCGCCCAACGCTGTACGTCACCGACGCCCGCGCCCCGAACGCGTTCGCGGTCGAGGGCGGGAGCGACGGCGGCGCCTTGGTGATCGACCGGTCGCTGTTCCGGCTGCTCTCCCCGCGGGAAATCGAGGCGATCCTCGCGCACGAGCTTGCGCACTTAGAGGGGAACGACGGGTTCGCGATCGCGATGGCCGACGGGGTCGGCCGCGCCCTCGTCGGGGTCGCCACCGTGGTCGCGCTGCCGGCGCTGCTCGCGCTGTCGGGGCTCGCCGCCGCCTCGGCGTGGATTCGCGGTCGACCGGGCGACCGGTCGGGTCCCTTCGCGCGGCTCCACCGCGCTCTCGCCGGCGCGCTGTTCGGCGGGTTCGTCCTCGCGACGCTCGTCTCCCGGTCGCGGTCGCGCAAGCGCGAGTTCGCGGCCGACGATCGCGCCGCCGAGGTGACCGGCGATCCGATCGCGCTCGCGCGGGCGCTCCGTCGAATCGAGCGCGCGGCGGAGCCTGCGTGGCCGTTCGCGCCGTTCTCGACGCACAAGCGCACCGAGGACGCGGCCGAGCGCTGGCTGTCGACCCACCCCTCGACCGACGAGCGCGTCGAGCGCCTGCGCGAGAAGGCGGAGTCGCAGGGACCGACGCGGCGGATTCCGGCGGGGCCATCGGGGGCGAGCGGCGGACGCGGATCGTCGTGGCGGTAA